TCAGCAGGGTCGACTTGCCGCAGCCACTGGGACCGACGACCGCCACGAACTCACCCGGCCGCACCTCGAAGGACACGTCGTCCAGGACCAGCGGACCGTCGTCGGTGTACCGGAACGACAGCCGCCGCGCCTCGATGGCCCCGGACAGCGGACCCGGCCGGGTACTGGCCGTGCGGACCTCGGGCGTGGCGTCCAGGACCGGCCGGATCTCCTCGAACAGCGGCAGCGCGGCCACCGCCGACACGAAGGCGCCGGTCACCTGCGTGACCGAGGTCAGCAGCATCGTCACCGACGCGTTGAAGGTGAGGAACTCGGCCGCCGACATCGAACCGCGTGCCGGACCGGCCAGCAGCATGAACATCAGCAGCGTGCACAGCGGCAGGTACACCGCGCCGAGCACCGCGTTGAGGTTCTTGACCCGCCCCGCCCGCTGCTGGAGCTCACGGCTGCGCGCGAACTGCTCGGCCCACGCCGCGTACGCGTAGTTCTCCGCCGCCGCGACCCGCAGCTTGGGCAGCCCGCGCAGGGTCTGGAACGCCTGGTTGTTGAGCTTGTTGGTGAGCTGGACCAGCCGCCGCTGCCAGCGCACCTGCCACAGCCCGAGGCCGAGGAAGACGGCGGCGACGACCACCAGCATGCCGATCGCGGCGAGCGCCATCGGCACGCTGTACCAGAGCAGCAGCCCCAGGTTCATCGCCCCGACGGTCACGGACTGCGCCACCGTCGGACCGACCCCCGCCAGCAGCCTGCGGATGGCGCTGATGCCCATGGCGGCGCTCGCCAGCTCACCCGTGGAGCGCTCGGTGAAGAACTTCGTCGGCAGCCGCAGCAGCCGGTCCCACACGGCCGGCTGGAGGGTCGCCTCGATGCGGCCCTCGAGACGCAGGATGGTGAGGTTCTGCAGGAGCATGAAGGCCGCCGCGACGACGCTGCTCAGCATCACCGCGAGACAGACCTGCACGATCAGCCCGGTCTGCGCCTTCGGCACGAACTCGCCGAGCACCTTGCCGGTGGCGATCGGCACCAGCGCGCCGATCGCCACCGTCACCAGCCCGCTGAGCAGCAGGCCGGTCAGATCACCGCGGGTGCCCTGCAGGCAGAAGCGCAGCAGCCGCAGCGGGCTGAGCCGGCGTTCGGGCAGCGGCCGGTAGAACATCACCGCGCGGGGCTCGAACTCCTCGGCGTTCGCCTTCTCGACCGGCGTCTCCCGGCCGGTCGCCGGATGGACGGCCACGTAGCCGCCCCGCCGCCACAGCAGCGCCACCGGCGCGCCGGACAGCGCCCGGTGGCCGACCAGCGGCCCGACGTCGTCCCGCCACCACCGGTCCTCCAGCCGGACGGTCCGGGTGCGCAGGCGCGAGGCGACGGCGACCCGCTCCACCGGGTCGATCCGGTCGCTCCCCGTGTCGCCGCGCGGGGGCTCGGCGAGCGGGATGCCGGCGGCACGGGCGACCAGCTTGCAGGCCGCGTAGGTGGCGTCGGCGTCGGCGGCCGTGGCGCGCGGCCCCGAGGGCTTGCCGATGGAGGCCAGCAACGTCCGGTCGGCCTGGGCGCGCACCGCCTCACCGGCCTTGATGCCGGCCGCCGTGCGGGTCTCGTGGGTGCGCTCCAGCTGTTCGATCCAGCGGTCCAGCGTGGTCAGCAGCCGGTACTGCTGGTCGACCATGCTCTGCCACAGCGCCGGGTCCATCAGCAGGTCGGCGGCGGCCTCGTCGCCGTACACCGCGCCGTACTGGACGCTGCCCGGGGGGACCTGCATCCAGAACACGTCGTCGTCCGTGGGCGCCGCGGCCCGTTCGTCGGCCATCGGCGCCTGGAAGAGGACGGTCAGGCCGCGGCCCACCCCGAGGGCGAGGGCGTACTCCAGCGGGCTCGTCGTCGGTGGCACGTACTGGGGGTTGCCGTACGCGTCGTACGACCACGTCTGCGTGTTCGCCGGCTGGTACAGCTCGCGCAGCCCGATGCGGTGCACCACGCAGTCCCGCAGCGGACGCGCGACCAGCGTGTGCTGGGGCCCGGAGACCGGCCCGAGCAGCACCGAGCCCGCCTCCAGGCGGCCCAGGTGGTGCCAGTGCCCCTGCTGCCCGGCGTCCACCGCGAACAGGTCCACCGCGCCGGACGCCACCAGCCACAGCACCTGCGGGCCCTCCAGGTCGAGGCGGCCGAACCCGGCGCAGTCGACGCGCGTGCCCAGCGAGCCGAGCGCCCCGAGGACGACGTCGCCCTGTCCTTCGTGCACCGCTGTCATCTCACCGCTCCCTGACCAGCGCCGCGTACGCGCCACCGCGCGCGACCAGCTCCTCGTGCCGTCCGCGCTCCACGACCGTGCCGTGCTCCAGGACGACGATCTCGTCGCTGTCCCGCACGGTGCTCAGCCGGTGCGCGATCACCACGCAGGCGCAGCCGCGCCGGCGCAGGTTGTCCATGACGACCTGCTCGGTCTCCGCGTCGAGCGCGCTGGTCACCTCGTCGAGGACGAGGATGCTGGGCCGGCGCACCAGGGCCCGTGCGATCTCCAGACGCTGGCGCTGCCCGCCGGAGAAGTTCCGGCCGTCCTGCTCGACCCTGCTGTGGATGCCGCCCGGACGGCGCGTCACCACGTCGTACAGGGCGGCGTCCCGAAGCGCCTCCACCACGGCCTCGTCCGGGACCGACGGGTCCCACAGCGCCACGTTGTCGCGGACGGACCCCTCGAAGAGGAACACGTCCTGGTCGACGAAGGAGACGGAGGACGCCAGGGCGCCGCGCGGGATGTCGTCGATGCGCTGCCCGTCGATGCGGATCACGCCGTCCCACGGGGTGTACAGCCCTGAGATCAGCCGGGAGACCGTCGACTTGCCGCTGCCCGAGCCGCCGACCAGGGCCACCTGCTGCCCCGGTCCGACGGTCAGGTCGAAGCCCGTGAGCAGGGGTTTGTCCAGCGGGTTGTAACCGAAGGAGATGTTCTGCAGCTCCACATGGCCGTGCAGCCGGCGGGTCGAGTCGATCCCGCCGGGACGGTCGTAGAGCGGGTCCGCCCGGAAGTTCTCCACGTCCTTCAGCCGGGCCACGTCGGCCGCGAAGTCCTGGATGCGGCCCGCGACGCCGTTCAGCCGGGTCAGCGGGGCGGTGAAGCGGACCACCAGCGCCTGGAAGGCGACCAGCAGCCCCACCGAGATGTGCCCCTCCACCGCGCGCATGCCGCCGATCCACAGGATCAGCGCGCTGTTGAGCGTCGCGAGCGTCGGAGCCACCACGCCCAGCCAGGCGCTCGGCACGCCGAGCCGTTGCTGTTCCTCCAGCGTGGTGGCGTGCTGCCCGGCCCACTTGCGGAAGTAGCCGTCCTCACCGCCGGTCGCCTTCATCGTCTCGATCAGCTGGAGACCGGTGTACGCGGTGTTGGTCAGCCGCGCCGTGTCCGCCCGCAGCTTCGCCGTACGGGTCGCGCGCAGCCGGATGACGATCCGCATGGCGAGGATGTTGAGCAGGGCCACGCCGATGCCCACGAAGGTGAGCTGCGGGTCGTACGTGTACAGCAGTACGGCGTACAGCACGACGACGATCGCGTCGACGCCCGCGGCGGCGAGGTCGCGGGCCAGCGTCTCGGCCACCGCGTCGTTGGACTGGAGGCGCTGCACCAGGTCGGCCGGGCTGCGCTGGGAGAAGAACGTCACCGGCAGCCGCAGCAGGTGGCGCAGGAAGCGGGCGCTGGAGAGGGTGGAGGAGATGATGCGGCCGTGCAGCAGGTTGGCCTGCTGGAGCCAGGTCAGCACCACCGTGAGGAGCACGCAGGCGGCCATCGACGTGAAGAGCACGCCCAGCAGCGAGGTCTGCCCGCCGATCAGGAACGTGTCGATGTAGGTGCGGCTGAGCGCGGGCACCGCGGCGCCCACCGCCACCAGCAGCAGGCTCGCCAGCACCGCGGCGGGCAGGGTGCCCGCGGTGCCGCGCAGCCGGGCCGGCATCGCGCCGAGCACGCCGGGCCTGCGGCCGCCCCGGGTGAAGTCCTCGCCGGGTTCCATGGTCAGGACGACGCCGGTGAAGCTCGTGTCGAAGTCCTCCAGGGTCACGAAACGGCGGCCCTTGCCCGGGTCGTTGATGAACACCCCGCGGCGGCCGAACCGCCGGCCCACGCCGTCGTAGACGACGTAGTGGTTGAACTCCCAGAACAGGATGGCCGGCGCCGTCACCTCGGCGAGGGCGGCCAGGTCCATCTGCATGCCCTTGGCGGTGAAACCGTAACCGCGCGCCGCCTTCAGCAGGTTGCTCGCTCGCGAGCCGTCGCGGGAGACGCCGCAGGCGATGCGCAGCTCCTCCAGCGGCACGTGCCGGCCGTAGTGGCCGAGCACCATGGCCAGGGAGGCGGCGCCGCACTCCACCGCCTCCATCTGGAGCACGGTCGGGGTGCGGACGGTCTTCGCCCGGCCGCTCCTGGGCACCTTGCGCTTCGGCGGGGCGGCGCGGCGTCTGCCCCGGGTCTCCTGTGCGGTGGTCACGGCAGCAGCCAATCGAGGGGACGCTGGTCGGCCAGCCGGATGGAACCCGTGGCCATGGTCATGGAGGTCAGGCCGAAGGGCGGTCCGTCCGCGGACGACCACTCGTAGCCGCTCCGCGTGGACTTGGAGGTGGTCAGCCGGACCGTCACCGCCACCGGCCTGCCCTCCTTCGTGAACTGCTCGCCGAGCTGGCCGTCGCCGAGGAAGGCGGAGATGGTCTGCGCCGACTGGGCCGAGCGGTCCACGGACTGCACCTTCCCGTGCAGCACGCCGTACTGCTGGGCGGGCACCGACTGGACGGTTAGGTCGACGGAGGCGTGCGCGGGGATGGCGGCGGCCTTCTCGGCGGGGACGTAGACGGTGGCGTAGAGCGGATCGTCGGCGTGGGCGACCTTCTCGACCGAGGCGACGTTCGCACCGGTCTGGATGATCTGACCCACGGTGGCGGCGAGCGCGCTGACCCGGCCGGCGTCGACGGTGCGGACCACGGTCTCGCCCTCGGCGGTGCGGACCTTCAGCACGGGGGAGTCGGCGGGCAACCGCTCTCCCTGGCGCGCGAGGACCGCGGTGACCTGGCCGGACACCGGGCTCTGGAGGAGGTAACTGCCCTGTCCGTGGGTGAGGACGGCGGGTGCGCCGACGGTGGAGGTCACCGAGCCGCCCACCGCCCATACGCACGCGGCGGCCATCGCGACGAGGGTCACGGAAAGCACCGCCCAGCCCTGCGGGCGGGCGAAACGCACCGGGAGATCGAGCTCCTCCGGTGACTGGAGTTTTGCGAGGGCCTGTTGGCGGAACTGCACGTCGGACGTATCCCAGAGTTTTCCGGCGAAGCCACGGAAGCGACCGTGGACGCGAAGCCACGGACGAGACCGCGGACGGAGCCACGGAAGGAACCGCGGACGGAGCCACGGAAGGAACCGCGGACGGAGCCACGGAGGAAACCGTGGGCGGCGCCACGGAAGCCGTGGAGGAACGGCCGAAAAGCCCCGGAGCCTGGGTGGCTCCGGGACTCAGCGGCACAGAGGCGCGATCAGAGACCGGCGACCAGGTTGGTGACCGGGGCCGTGTTCAGGCCGGTGACGCCCTCGACGGTGCCGATGGCGGTGTTGAGCAGGCCCGAGACGGGGGCGATGCCGTCCACCAGGCCGGTGACGGTGCCGACGGCGTTCACGGACAGACCGCCGGAGACGTTGTCGAGGTCGGCGTCGGAGATCTCGACGGTCTCAACCTGGGGGGTGGAGTTCATGGGGGAACTTCCCTTCGTATAGCCATTTCACAAGGGGGGAGCGGCCCCCTCTGGGGACAGATGACGGCCGCGACCGCGGGCGCCGGGCGCCCTTTTCCGGAGCCCTCCGCGGCCCCCGCGGTGCGATGGATCAAAGCACGCGGCCGGTCCGGGCTTCCAATCAATGAACCCCTCCCACCAGGGCACTTGCGACGCCCGGGCAACCAACCGTGCACAATCGCGCACGCCTTCACGGCGACTTCTTCACAAAGGCCGCGACATCGGCCCGTGCGAGCCCTTGCCCGGGGCGGCGCATCCGGCACCGCGGCCCGGAAGGCGTACGGGGTGCCGTGCGGTTGTGCAGATCCTCCAGTGGGGGTGACCGGGTTGGGCATTCGATGTGCAGATTCGCTGAAGCCAGGATTCCGCTCCCTGATCGGTACGGACCGTTGTCGATCGATCGCTGAGCGTGTCGATCCGGTGCGTTTGAACGGCCCGTCGGGCCCGTGCGTACCAACAGCCATCCAGGCGCCCCCCGACAGCTGCCGTACCGGCGGCACGGACCCCGTCCCAGGAGGTCGAGAAGGTTGAGTCACAAGCGAATTCCGAAGCGCAGGGCCGCGATGGCGGCAGGCGGCGTGGTGGCGCTCGGCGCGGCCGCCATCCTGCTGCCGAACGCCAACGCCTCGCAGGACGGCGGGTCGGCCGGCGGCACGGCGGCGCCGAAGACCCTCAAGGCGGCGGACGCGTCGGATCTCGCCTCGCAGCTCGCGGGCCTGCTCGGCGACGCCTTCGCGGGCTCCTACTACGACGCCGGCGAACAGCAGCTCGTCGTCAACGTCGTACCCGGCGACAACAACCAGGTGATCGTGCAGGCGAAGAAGGCGGGCGCGAAGGTGCGCGAGGTCGACAACAGCCTGGGCGAACTGCGCGGCGGCGCGCGGACCCTGAAGGCGGAGGCGACCGTCCCGGGCACCGCGTGGGCGATCGACCCGCGCACCAACAAGATCCTGGTCACCGCGGACAGCACCGTCACCGGCGCCGCGTGGGACCGGGTGGAGTCCACCGTCGAAGGCCTCGGCTCCGGCATGGCGACCATCCGGAAGTCCCCCGGCACCTTCAAGACCTTCGTCTCGGGCGGGGACGCCATCTTCGGCGGCGGCGCTCGCTGCTCCCTCGGTTTCAACGTCACCGCGGGCGACGGCGCGCCCGCCTTCCTGACGGCCGGTCACTGCGGCGTGGCGGACGACCAGTGGTCCGACGCGCAGGGCGGGCAGCCGATCGCCACCGTCGACCAGGCGGTCTTCCCCGGCGAGGGCGACTTCGCGCTCGTGCGGTACGACGACCCGGCGACCGAGGCGCCGAGCGAGGTGAACCTCGGCGACCAGACGGTCCAGATCAGCCAGGCGGCGGAGGCGACGGTCGGTCAGCAGGTCTTCCGCATGGGCAGTACGACCGGACTGGCCGACGGTCAGGTCCTCGGCCTGGACGCCACCGTCAACTACCCGGAAGGCACGGTCACCGGCCTCATACAGACCGACGTGTGCGCCGAACCGGGCGACAGCGGCGGCTCCCTGTTCACCCAGGACGGCCTCGCGATCGGGCTGACCTCCGGCGGCAGCGGCGACTGCGCGGTGGGCGGCGAGACCTTCTTCCAGCCGGTCACCACCGCCCTGGAGGCGGTCGGCGCCACCCTCGGCGGCGACGCGTCCGGTGGCGCGGGCGACCAGGCGGGCGGCGAGGAGGCCGGCGGCGAGGAGGCCGGTGACGGCCAGGCCGGTGCCGGTGGCGACGCCGGTGCGGGTGAGGACGCCGGTGCCGGTGCGGGCGATGTCGGTGACGGCACGGGCGTCGGCGGCGAGGAGGCCGGCGCGG
This region of Streptomyces ambofaciens ATCC 23877 genomic DNA includes:
- a CDS encoding NHLP bacteriocin export ABC transporter permease/ATPase subunit; its protein translation is MTAVHEGQGDVVLGALGSLGTRVDCAGFGRLDLEGPQVLWLVASGAVDLFAVDAGQQGHWHHLGRLEAGSVLLGPVSGPQHTLVARPLRDCVVHRIGLRELYQPANTQTWSYDAYGNPQYVPPTTSPLEYALALGVGRGLTVLFQAPMADERAAAPTDDDVFWMQVPPGSVQYGAVYGDEAAADLLMDPALWQSMVDQQYRLLTTLDRWIEQLERTHETRTAAGIKAGEAVRAQADRTLLASIGKPSGPRATAADADATYAACKLVARAAGIPLAEPPRGDTGSDRIDPVERVAVASRLRTRTVRLEDRWWRDDVGPLVGHRALSGAPVALLWRRGGYVAVHPATGRETPVEKANAEEFEPRAVMFYRPLPERRLSPLRLLRFCLQGTRGDLTGLLLSGLVTVAIGALVPIATGKVLGEFVPKAQTGLIVQVCLAVMLSSVVAAAFMLLQNLTILRLEGRIEATLQPAVWDRLLRLPTKFFTERSTGELASAAMGISAIRRLLAGVGPTVAQSVTVGAMNLGLLLWYSVPMALAAIGMLVVVAAVFLGLGLWQVRWQRRLVQLTNKLNNQAFQTLRGLPKLRVAAAENYAYAAWAEQFARSRELQQRAGRVKNLNAVLGAVYLPLCTLLMFMLLAGPARGSMSAAEFLTFNASVTMLLTSVTQVTGAFVSAVAALPLFEEIRPVLDATPEVRTASTRPGPLSGAIEARRLSFRYTDDGPLVLDDVSFEVRPGEFVAVVGPSGCGKSTLLRLLIGFDRPLSGSVLYDGQDLAALDQSAVRRQCGVVLQHAQPFTGSIMDVICGTEAYTPEEVMAAAEMAGLAEDIKRMPMGLHTIVSGSGAVSGGQRQRLMIAQALIRRPRILFFDEATSALDNETQRTVIESTKALNASRVVIAHRLSTVLDADRVIVMEAGKVAQQGPPAELLADTGGRLHELVRRQLA
- a CDS encoding NHLP family bacteriocin export ABC transporter peptidase/permease/ATPase subunit encodes the protein MTTAQETRGRRRAAPPKRKVPRSGRAKTVRTPTVLQMEAVECGAASLAMVLGHYGRHVPLEELRIACGVSRDGSRASNLLKAARGYGFTAKGMQMDLAALAEVTAPAILFWEFNHYVVYDGVGRRFGRRGVFINDPGKGRRFVTLEDFDTSFTGVVLTMEPGEDFTRGGRRPGVLGAMPARLRGTAGTLPAAVLASLLLVAVGAAVPALSRTYIDTFLIGGQTSLLGVLFTSMAACVLLTVVLTWLQQANLLHGRIISSTLSSARFLRHLLRLPVTFFSQRSPADLVQRLQSNDAVAETLARDLAAAGVDAIVVVLYAVLLYTYDPQLTFVGIGVALLNILAMRIVIRLRATRTAKLRADTARLTNTAYTGLQLIETMKATGGEDGYFRKWAGQHATTLEEQQRLGVPSAWLGVVAPTLATLNSALILWIGGMRAVEGHISVGLLVAFQALVVRFTAPLTRLNGVAGRIQDFAADVARLKDVENFRADPLYDRPGGIDSTRRLHGHVELQNISFGYNPLDKPLLTGFDLTVGPGQQVALVGGSGSGKSTVSRLISGLYTPWDGVIRIDGQRIDDIPRGALASSVSFVDQDVFLFEGSVRDNVALWDPSVPDEAVVEALRDAALYDVVTRRPGGIHSRVEQDGRNFSGGQRQRLEIARALVRRPSILVLDEVTSALDAETEQVVMDNLRRRGCACVVIAHRLSTVRDSDEIVVLEHGTVVERGRHEELVARGGAYAALVRER
- a CDS encoding HlyD family efflux transporter periplasmic adaptor subunit; the protein is MQFRQQALAKLQSPEELDLPVRFARPQGWAVLSVTLVAMAAACVWAVGGSVTSTVGAPAVLTHGQGSYLLQSPVSGQVTAVLARQGERLPADSPVLKVRTAEGETVVRTVDAGRVSALAATVGQIIQTGANVASVEKVAHADDPLYATVYVPAEKAAAIPAHASVDLTVQSVPAQQYGVLHGKVQSVDRSAQSAQTISAFLGDGQLGEQFTKEGRPVAVTVRLTTSKSTRSGYEWSSADGPPFGLTSMTMATGSIRLADQRPLDWLLP
- a CDS encoding S1 family peptidase, whose translation is MSHKRIPKRRAAMAAGGVVALGAAAILLPNANASQDGGSAGGTAAPKTLKAADASDLASQLAGLLGDAFAGSYYDAGEQQLVVNVVPGDNNQVIVQAKKAGAKVREVDNSLGELRGGARTLKAEATVPGTAWAIDPRTNKILVTADSTVTGAAWDRVESTVEGLGSGMATIRKSPGTFKTFVSGGDAIFGGGARCSLGFNVTAGDGAPAFLTAGHCGVADDQWSDAQGGQPIATVDQAVFPGEGDFALVRYDDPATEAPSEVNLGDQTVQISQAAEATVGQQVFRMGSTTGLADGQVLGLDATVNYPEGTVTGLIQTDVCAEPGDSGGSLFTQDGLAIGLTSGGSGDCAVGGETFFQPVTTALEAVGATLGGDASGGAGDQAGGEEAGGEEAGDGQAGAGGDAGAGEDAGAGAGDVGDGTGVGGEEAGAGDQAGGEEAGGGDAVGGGEEAGGEEAGDGQAGAGGDAGAGEDAGAGAGDVGDGTGVGGEDGSGLTG